The proteins below are encoded in one region of Colletotrichum lupini chromosome 5, complete sequence:
- a CDS encoding zinc carboxypeptidase: MKTTQACALLSLALLGEACLLPGEASGGRIARRQNASPNNTGIAIGTGDRFDGGKKVPRGLGTQPAGTNLTSLLNVNEIKSAVKGLVQEYDLEYFESPYKTYENASFFGAKIGGEDGNCSDAHHVYFNAAIHARERGSSDNIIYFISDLLYANKHGEDLTYGGRVYTNDDVKRALSTGIVFTPLSNPDGVAYDQATHSCWRKNRNPAASGGNPEAIGIDLNRNFDFLFDFPKSFAPSVGPNVASEDPTEQTYHGAAAFSEPESKSIKWVMDQHKNVKWFLDIHSYIGVVLYNWGSDENQLRQPYMNFMNESYDAVRGLMPDTPSNNGVYGEYIPSNDWSEKVFAAMRMGNAMDAATGRHYQVEQSSYLYPTSGSSDDYAYSRHLTDPSLGKMHGFVVEFGFGNDEVDCPFYPTPSQYNLNLLETNAGFMEYLLAAADLGVGEPASCAA, translated from the coding sequence ATGAAGACCACACAGGCCTGCGCTCTCCTATCGCTCGCCCTTCTGGGTGAAGCCTGTCTTCTCCCCGGAGAAGCCTCCGGCGGCCGCATTGCCCGCCGCCAAAACGCGAGCCCCAACAACACGGGTATCGCCATCGGCACAGGCGACCGCTTTGACGGCGGCAAGAAAGTCCCCCGTGGTCTCGGCACCCAGCCCGCCGGCACGAATCTCACCTCCCTCCTCAACGTCAACGAGATCAAGAGCGCCGTCAAGGGCCTCGTCCAGGAGTATGACCTTGAGTACTTTGAGTCGCCGTACAAGACGTATGAGAATGCCTCTTTCTTCGGTGCCAAGATCGGTGGCGAAGACGGAAACTGCAGCGATGCGCACCACGTGTACTTCAACGCCGCCATTCATGCCCGCGAGCGCGGCTCATCGGATAACATCATTTACTTCATCTCCGACCTCCTATACGCGAACAAGCACGGCGAAGACTTGACGTATGGCGGTCGGGTGTACACCAATGACGACGTAAAGCGTGCCCTGTCAACCGGTATTGTCTTCACGCCGTTGAGCAACCCTGACGGCGTGGCATATGACCAAGCCACACACAGCTGCTGGCGTAAGAATCGCAACCCGGCCGCCTCGGGGGGCAATCCGGAAGCCATTGGCATCGACCTGAACCGCAATTTCGACTTTCTCTTTGACTTCCCCAAGAGTTTCGCGCCCAGCGTCGGGCCCAACGTCGCTTCGGAAGACCCGACTGAACAGACTTACCACGGCGCTGCGGCGTTCTCGGAACCCGAGTCAAAAAGCATCAAGTGGGTGATGGACCAGCACAAAAACGTCAAGTGGTTCCTCGACATCCATAGCTACATCGGCGTTGTCCTGTACAACTGGGGCAGCGACGAGAACCAGTTGCGCCAGCCGTATATGAACTTCATGAACGAGTCGTACGATGCCGTCCGCGGTCTGATGCCGGATACGCCGTCCAACAATGGCGTCTACGGCGAGTACATCCCCAGCAACGACTGGTCGGAGAAGGTCTTCGCTGCAATGCGAATGGGTAACGCCATGGACGCCGCCACCGGCCGCCACTACCAGGTTGAGCAGAGCTCATACCTGTACCCAACTTCGGGTTCAAGTGATGACTACGCCTACTCGCGTCACTTGACGGACCCCTCGCTCGGTAAGATGCACGGATTCGTGGTTGAATTTGGCTTTGGTAATGATGAGGTGGACTGCCCCTTCTACCCAACGCCCAGCCAGTACAACTTGAACCTGCTAGAGACAAATGCTGGCTTCATGGAGTACCTGCTCGCCGCGGCTGATCTTGGCGTTGGCGAACCGGCTTCCTGCGCAGCATGA
- a CDS encoding glycosyl hydrolase yields the protein MTPNSKPTRQPFRVLAFSKTSGYRHDCISAAVSAVKALGERTGLFTVDRSEDAETSINPRSLATYATVVFLHCTGTFLNVEQLSALKGHVNSGGGFVGVHAAASGLREDEWYGKLVGAHFDQHPPPEEGTCVIEDRGHFIMRRGRGNHPAEACDDVRKQWTDEWYNFLSHPRDNDNLHILARGDPTSFNGGSMGDDHPLVWCQEFEGGRSFYTALGHYEEAYEDEWFVGQILRAILWTARHEDD from the coding sequence ATGACGCCCAACTCGAAGCCGACAAGACAGCCTTTCCGCGTTCTGGCTTTCAGCAAGACCTCTGGCTATCGACATGATTGCATCTCAGCTGCTGTCTCTGCCGTGAAGGCCCTGGGCGAGCGCACGGGACTCTTCACCGTCGATCGCAGCGAGGACGCCGAGACCTCTATCAATCCTCGATCCCTAGCAACGTACGCGACTGTCGTGTTCCTTCACTGCACGGGAACGTTCCTCAATGTTGAACAACTCTCAGCTTTGAAAGGCCACGTGAACTCGGGCGGCGGATTCGTGGGGGTGCACGCCGCCGCCTCGGGATTGAGGGAGGATGAGTGGTATGGCAAGCTGGTCGGCGCGCATTTTGACCAGCATCCGCCGCCCGAGGAGGGCACCTGTGTCATTGAAGATCGGGGGCATTTCATAATGCGCCGTGGACGCGGAAACCATCCGGCGGAGGCGTGCGACGATGTTCGGAAACAGTGGACGGACGAGTGGTATAACTTTCTGTCGCATCCTAGGGACAACGATAACCTCCACATCCTAGCTCGGGGCGATCCGACAAGCTTCAATGGCGGTTCCATGGGGGACGATCACCCGCTCGTATGGTGTCAAGAGTTCGAAGGTGGAAGATCGTTCTATACGGCCCTAGGCCACTATGAAGAGGCGTACGAGGACGAATGGTTCGTTGGACAGATTCTCAGGGCCATTCTCTGGACTGCTCGTCATGAAGACGATTGA